The Episyrphus balteatus chromosome 4, idEpiBalt1.1, whole genome shotgun sequence genome includes a window with the following:
- the LOC129919799 gene encoding 39S ribosomal protein L20, mitochondrial translates to MVSQTLALLVRSRGPDEFWRKRKIFKMAAHYRSRARNCYSIAIRSVHRALVYATKGRKLKKLDMAELWKTRIEAGCNQYGISFDSFKEGLIRSDILLNKKVLADLAIWEPKSFESLVKISRERAAIEGLPDLKERSVMNQVYGLPNIMNEMQIKK, encoded by the exons atggTGTCACAAACTTTGGCTCTCCTCGTTCGTTCTCGGGGTCCAGATGAGTTCTGGAGAAAAAGGAAAATCTTCAAAATGGCTGCA CATTATCGCAGCAGAGCAAGGAACTGTTATTCAATTGCCATCAGAAGTGTCCACAGAGCTCTTGTGTATGCCACAAAAGGGCGCAAGTTGAAGAAGCTCGATATGGCTGAG CTTTGGAAGACCCGCATCGAAGCCGGATGCAATCAATACGGTATTTCATTTGATTCCTTCAAAGAAGGTCTCATTCGAAGCGATATCCTGCTAAACAAAAAGGTCTTAGCCGATCTAGCAATCTGGGAGCCTAAATCATTCGAATCTTTAGTAAAAATTTCCAGAGAAAGAGCAGCCATCGAAGGACTACCCGACCTTAAGGAACGATCTGTAATGAATCAAGTCTACGGACTGCCAAACATAATGAATGAAATGCAAATAAAGAAATAA
- the LOC129919798 gene encoding facilitated trehalose transporter Tret1 isoform X2, with amino-acid sequence MVAGDNKSKKLPQYVAALAATGGALAAGALLGWSSPAEKEIVSASYKFPMTKEQFSWIGSAVTLGAACVCIPIGFLINIIGRKLTMLLLVLPFTLGWCLLIWAQNFEMMFIARFILGISGGAFCVTAPMYTGEIAQKEIRGTLGSFFQLMITIGILFVYALGAGVDVFWLSIISGMIPLIFGAIFVFMPESPTYLVSKGKNESAIKSIQWLRGNDYNYTAELEELKETDAHIKQNPVSIGSALTRRVTIKALIISLGLMFFQQLSGINAVIFYTTSIFRDAQTGIDESLSTIVVGLMQVIATFISVMVVDKLGRRILLLASSAVMVISTVLMGLYFFMQSNDSSSVDNLGWLPVVSLCVFIVMFSIGFGPVPWLMMGELFASDIKGVAGSIAGTTNWILAFIVTKVFVNLQNALGAGETFWLFSAITFIGFIFVYFFVPETKGKSLNEIQNMLEGKTVENSTSGEKSPQ; translated from the exons ATGGTCGCTGGAGAtaataaatctaaaaaattgcCCCAATATGTTGCAGCTTTGGCAGCAACTGGAGGAGCATTAGCGGCTGGTGCTCTCCTTGGTTGGTCATCGCCAGCTGAAAAGGAAATAGTCAGTGCTTCCTACAAATTTCCCATGACCAAAGAACAATTCTCATGGATCGGATCTGCTGTTACTTTGGGAGCAGCCTGTGTATGCATTCCAATTGGATTTTTGATCAATATTATTGGTCGAAAATTGACAATGTTGCTATTGGTACTACCGTTCACACTTGGCTGGTGTCTGCTTATTTGGGCCCAAAATTTCGAAATGATGTTCATTGCTAGATTCATCTTGGGTATATCAGGAGGTGCATTTTGTGTAACGGCACCCATGTACACGGGAGAGATTGCACAGAAAGAAATTCGTGGAACATTGGGAAGTTTCTTCCAATTGATGATAACTATTGGTATTCTGTTTGTGTATGCGCTTGGAGCTGGAGTTGATGTGTTTTGGCTGAGTATTATCTCTGGTATGATACCGCTGATTTTTGGAGCCATCTTTGTGTTTATGCCAGAGTCTCCAACTTATTTg GTAAGCAAAGGAAAGAACGAAAGTGCAATTAAATCTATCCAATGGCTCCGAGGTAATGACTACAACTACACTGCTGAACTTGAAGAACTTAAAGAAACTGATGCTCACATTAAACAAAACCCCGTGTCAATCGGTTCGGCCTTGACTCGCAGAGTTACCATTAAAGCTTTGATTATAAGCTTGGGTCTGATGTTTTTCCAACAATTGAGTGGTATTAATGCCGTTATTTTCTACACAACCTCTATATTCAGg GATGCTCAAACTGGAATCGATGAAAGTCTCTCCACAATTGTTGTTGGTCTTATGCAAGTTATTGCCACTTTTATCTCCGTTATGGTTGTTGACAAACTTGGCCGCCGAATTCTTTTGCTAGCTTCATCAGCTGTTATGGTTATTTCGACCGTACTTATGGGATTGTACTTCTTTATGCAAAGTAATGACAGTAGCTCAGTAGACAACCTTGGATGGTTGCCAGTTGTATCGCTATGTGTCTTCATTGTCATGTTCTCAATTGGATTTGGCCCAGTTCCATGGCTGATGATGGGTGAGCTCTTCGCTTCTGACATCAAAGGTGTTGCTGGTTCAATTGCTGGAACAACAAATTGGATCTTGGCATTCATTGTTACAAAAGTTTTTGTAAATCTCCAGAACGCATTGGGTGCAGGAGAAACATTTTGGCTATTCTCTGCCATTACATTCATTGGATTCATATTTGTTTACTTCTTTGTGCCAGAAACAAAGGGCAAATCTCTGAATGAAATCCAGAATATGTTGGAGGGAAAAACTGTGGAAAACTCAACGAGTGGCGAAAAGTCTCCACAATAA
- the LOC129919801 gene encoding 10 kDa heat shock protein, mitochondrial translates to MSSIKKLIPMLDRILVKRAEAIATTKGGILIPEKSQAKTLEGTVIAVGPGARNTSGQHVPVAIKEGDKVLLPEFGGTKIELADKKEYLLFRESDILAKIE, encoded by the exons ATG AGTTCAATCAAGAAACTGATCCCAATGCTCGATCGCATCTTAGTGAAACGTGCCGAAGCTATTGCAACGACTAAAGGTGGAATTCTGATTCCAGAAAAATCTCAAGCCAAGACCTTGGAGGGAACAGTGATTGCTGTTGGGCCAGGAGCCAGGAATACT AGCGGACAACACGTTCCAGTTGCAATCAAGGAAGGAGACAAAGTTTTGCTACCTGAATTCGGAGGCACCAAAATTGAATTGGCTGACAAAAAAGAGTACCTTCTATTCAGAGAGTCAGACATTCTGGCAAAAATCGAATAA
- the LOC129919798 gene encoding facilitated trehalose transporter Tret1-2 homolog isoform X1, which translates to MSETKMIESTEESSRLLETTNPESYGVRQPVKLSVQEQETLLTMVAGDNKSKKLPQYVAALAATGGALAAGALLGWSSPAEKEIVSASYKFPMTKEQFSWIGSAVTLGAACVCIPIGFLINIIGRKLTMLLLVLPFTLGWCLLIWAQNFEMMFIARFILGISGGAFCVTAPMYTGEIAQKEIRGTLGSFFQLMITIGILFVYALGAGVDVFWLSIISGMIPLIFGAIFVFMPESPTYLVSKGKNESAIKSIQWLRGNDYNYTAELEELKETDAHIKQNPVSIGSALTRRVTIKALIISLGLMFFQQLSGINAVIFYTTSIFRDAQTGIDESLSTIVVGLMQVIATFISVMVVDKLGRRILLLASSAVMVISTVLMGLYFFMQSNDSSSVDNLGWLPVVSLCVFIVMFSIGFGPVPWLMMGELFASDIKGVAGSIAGTTNWILAFIVTKVFVNLQNALGAGETFWLFSAITFIGFIFVYFFVPETKGKSLNEIQNMLEGKTVENSTSGEKSPQ; encoded by the exons atgtctgaAACGAAAATGATTGAGAGTACAGAAGAAAGCTCCCGTCTGCTGGAGACTACCAATCCGGAGAGCTATGGAGTCCGACAACCGGTTAAATTATCCGTTCAG gaACAAGAAACTCTCCTCACTATGGTCGCTGGAGAtaataaatctaaaaaattgcCCCAATATGTTGCAGCTTTGGCAGCAACTGGAGGAGCATTAGCGGCTGGTGCTCTCCTTGGTTGGTCATCGCCAGCTGAAAAGGAAATAGTCAGTGCTTCCTACAAATTTCCCATGACCAAAGAACAATTCTCATGGATCGGATCTGCTGTTACTTTGGGAGCAGCCTGTGTATGCATTCCAATTGGATTTTTGATCAATATTATTGGTCGAAAATTGACAATGTTGCTATTGGTACTACCGTTCACACTTGGCTGGTGTCTGCTTATTTGGGCCCAAAATTTCGAAATGATGTTCATTGCTAGATTCATCTTGGGTATATCAGGAGGTGCATTTTGTGTAACGGCACCCATGTACACGGGAGAGATTGCACAGAAAGAAATTCGTGGAACATTGGGAAGTTTCTTCCAATTGATGATAACTATTGGTATTCTGTTTGTGTATGCGCTTGGAGCTGGAGTTGATGTGTTTTGGCTGAGTATTATCTCTGGTATGATACCGCTGATTTTTGGAGCCATCTTTGTGTTTATGCCAGAGTCTCCAACTTATTTg GTAAGCAAAGGAAAGAACGAAAGTGCAATTAAATCTATCCAATGGCTCCGAGGTAATGACTACAACTACACTGCTGAACTTGAAGAACTTAAAGAAACTGATGCTCACATTAAACAAAACCCCGTGTCAATCGGTTCGGCCTTGACTCGCAGAGTTACCATTAAAGCTTTGATTATAAGCTTGGGTCTGATGTTTTTCCAACAATTGAGTGGTATTAATGCCGTTATTTTCTACACAACCTCTATATTCAGg GATGCTCAAACTGGAATCGATGAAAGTCTCTCCACAATTGTTGTTGGTCTTATGCAAGTTATTGCCACTTTTATCTCCGTTATGGTTGTTGACAAACTTGGCCGCCGAATTCTTTTGCTAGCTTCATCAGCTGTTATGGTTATTTCGACCGTACTTATGGGATTGTACTTCTTTATGCAAAGTAATGACAGTAGCTCAGTAGACAACCTTGGATGGTTGCCAGTTGTATCGCTATGTGTCTTCATTGTCATGTTCTCAATTGGATTTGGCCCAGTTCCATGGCTGATGATGGGTGAGCTCTTCGCTTCTGACATCAAAGGTGTTGCTGGTTCAATTGCTGGAACAACAAATTGGATCTTGGCATTCATTGTTACAAAAGTTTTTGTAAATCTCCAGAACGCATTGGGTGCAGGAGAAACATTTTGGCTATTCTCTGCCATTACATTCATTGGATTCATATTTGTTTACTTCTTTGTGCCAGAAACAAAGGGCAAATCTCTGAATGAAATCCAGAATATGTTGGAGGGAAAAACTGTGGAAAACTCAACGAGTGGCGAAAAGTCTCCACAATAA